In a single window of the Flavivirga spongiicola genome:
- a CDS encoding MFS transporter, with protein MSDINVSASDFRRSQWKMLFAVMFCYLFYYTGRQNFGWAIQGIGLEFNVTKQHIGWAGAAMLWAYGIGQFINGNLADKYGARRMMVIGGLLSVLMNWATSFATAYWMIVLFWALNGFSQSLGWAPGSRLVSNWWGGKERGKAFGFYLFAAGCSSILIYLLSIVMLDIYELDWRWLFRWPVLLLLIGCAVFYYVVRNKPEDLGYLPLEEDKATQEVKSEEKETSLQRYGKVLKNKKFILACVSIGFQNTARYGLLVWVPLYYLGTSIKGSSNLWIALALPIGMALGTIFFGQLSDRVFKSNRSKPIALSMSLAALVILMVYIVPKENMVGGLVLMFLAGFLVYGPQSCYWPLSPDLLGVKRSGTGVGVMNTFAYGFAGAGEPFIGYMADLTGQENIVFLVTASMCALSALIILFVRR; from the coding sequence ATGAGTGATATAAACGTTTCAGCTTCCGATTTTAGAAGATCTCAATGGAAAATGCTTTTTGCTGTTATGTTTTGTTACCTGTTTTATTATACAGGAAGACAAAATTTTGGTTGGGCAATTCAAGGTATAGGATTAGAATTTAACGTCACCAAACAGCATATAGGATGGGCAGGAGCAGCAATGCTATGGGCATACGGAATAGGGCAATTCATTAACGGAAATTTGGCTGATAAATATGGAGCGAGGCGTATGATGGTTATTGGCGGCTTGCTTTCTGTTTTAATGAATTGGGCAACAAGTTTTGCGACTGCCTATTGGATGATCGTTTTGTTTTGGGCTTTAAATGGCTTTAGCCAGTCTTTGGGCTGGGCTCCGGGAAGTCGTTTAGTGTCTAATTGGTGGGGAGGAAAAGAAAGAGGAAAAGCCTTTGGCTTTTATCTATTTGCAGCAGGTTGTTCTTCAATTCTAATTTATTTATTATCGATCGTGATGCTCGATATTTATGAATTAGACTGGAGGTGGTTGTTTCGATGGCCTGTTTTATTGTTACTTATAGGCTGTGCCGTTTTTTATTATGTTGTACGAAACAAACCTGAAGATTTAGGGTATCTACCTTTAGAGGAAGATAAAGCAACTCAAGAAGTAAAATCTGAAGAAAAGGAAACATCGTTACAACGTTATGGTAAAGTTTTGAAAAACAAGAAATTTATTTTGGCTTGTGTTTCTATTGGTTTTCAGAATACCGCGAGATATGGGCTTTTGGTATGGGTTCCTCTATATTATTTAGGAACATCAATAAAAGGGTCTTCAAATTTATGGATAGCATTGGCACTCCCAATTGGAATGGCATTAGGCACTATTTTCTTTGGGCAATTGTCCGATAGGGTGTTTAAGTCCAACCGCTCAAAACCTATAGCGCTTTCTATGAGCTTGGCAGCTTTAGTGATTTTAATGGTATACATTGTTCCAAAAGAAAATATGGTTGGTGGATTAGTACTTATGTTTTTAGCAGGTTTTTTAGTATATGGCCCACAATCATGTTACTGGCCTTTAAGTCCTGATTTATTAGGTGTTAAACGATCAGGTACAGGCGTTGGAGTGATGAACACTTTTGCTTATGGATTTGCTGGTGCAGGAGAACCGTTTATTGGATATATGGCGGATCTTACCGGGCAAGAAAATATTGTGTTTTTAGTGACTGCATCTATGTGTGCTTTAAGTGCACTTATCATCTTGTTTGTTAGACGCTGA
- a CDS encoding zinc-binding dehydrogenase codes for MSNQIVVQTQFQIFEKTGKPFQLENKEFQSDLKSGEALVKIILSTICGSDLHTIEGKRKEDTPCVLGHEAVGEIIDINSREGFAIGDRVTWTIANSCGKCPSCTEYGLPEKCDELFKYGHASIHNGSGLNGCYATHILIRKGTHMVKVPDTVSHAAVAPANCALATMVNAVLQTTAKPKRAVVQGGGLLGVYACGLLKEMGVSQIYCLEVNESRFQMIKDFGAIPVDAKNDNAIQSILDATNDGVDAVFEVAGIKQLVPQGLQLLRPGGDYILVGLVHPDSDLGITAEQIIRKCIHIKGVHNYAPWHLDESVAFLERNQGVFPFEKLVSPPYKLEDIGAAVHEAQKQKWMRVSVKP; via the coding sequence ATGTCAAATCAAATCGTAGTGCAAACCCAATTTCAAATCTTTGAAAAAACAGGGAAACCCTTTCAACTTGAAAACAAAGAATTCCAATCAGATTTAAAGTCAGGTGAAGCTTTGGTAAAAATTATTTTATCTACCATTTGCGGATCGGATCTTCACACCATCGAGGGAAAGAGAAAGGAAGACACCCCTTGTGTTTTAGGTCATGAAGCAGTAGGTGAAATTATTGATATCAATTCTAGAGAAGGATTCGCTATCGGAGATCGTGTAACTTGGACAATTGCTAATAGTTGTGGTAAATGCCCTTCATGCACAGAGTACGGACTTCCTGAAAAATGTGATGAACTTTTTAAATATGGTCATGCCTCTATTCATAATGGTTCTGGTTTGAATGGGTGTTACGCGACACATATTCTTATTAGAAAAGGGACCCATATGGTTAAAGTTCCAGATACTGTAAGTCATGCAGCAGTAGCTCCTGCCAATTGTGCTTTGGCAACCATGGTAAATGCGGTTTTACAAACGACAGCAAAGCCTAAAAGGGCTGTAGTACAAGGCGGTGGATTGTTAGGCGTGTATGCTTGTGGCCTTCTTAAAGAAATGGGGGTATCTCAAATCTATTGTTTAGAAGTTAACGAGAGTCGTTTTCAAATGATAAAAGACTTTGGAGCTATTCCAGTAGACGCTAAAAACGACAATGCTATCCAATCCATTTTAGATGCCACTAACGACGGTGTCGATGCTGTTTTTGAAGTAGCTGGTATAAAACAATTAGTCCCTCAAGGCTTACAATTATTAAGACCAGGAGGTGATTATATTCTTGTTGGATTAGTTCACCCTGATTCCGATTTAGGCATTACGGCAGAACAAATTATTAGAAAATGCATCCACATTAAAGGGGTTCATAATTATGCACCATGGCATTTAGATGAATCTGTTGCATTTCTGGAACGCAATCAAGGGGTATTTCCTTTTGAAAAACTGGTAAGTCCTCCTTATAAATTAGAAGACATAGGAGCAGCGGTTCATGAAGCCCAGAAGCAAAAATGGATGCGAGTATCGGTTAAACCTTAA
- a CDS encoding phosphatidylinositol-specific phospholipase C1-like protein — MKRNSTKIITLLLFSIIISNCKQVAKKEVKAPLRINNIQVIGSHNSFKQKIEPALLKLIEQETSQSFEGLQYGHLSFTEQLENYNLRNLEIDIVYDPKGGRYAKPLGLELLKQKGIATQPYDKHKKLEKPGFKAIHVPDIDFRSNCLRFIDCLQEIKDWSDSHPEHVPICITSNAKSDNIDKPGFTKLLPFTTEAFNALDSEILSVFPKDRIIKPDDVRGNYNTLEEAVRSHNWPKLEDARGKVMFVLDEGGEKMEAYLKGHPSLKGRVMFVAAPPGTPQAAFIIRNYPIRDQDTIKALVKAGYMVRTRADEDTKEARKGDYTRFKAALSSGAQFISTDYYEEDKSLGTDYKIKMPNGVIARYNPVLNQEQCAGETLE; from the coding sequence ATGAAACGAAATAGTACTAAAATAATAACCTTATTATTATTTTCAATTATTATTAGCAATTGTAAACAAGTAGCTAAGAAAGAGGTTAAAGCACCGCTGCGAATTAATAATATTCAAGTCATAGGAAGTCATAACAGTTTCAAACAAAAAATTGAGCCAGCTTTATTGAAATTGATTGAACAAGAAACTTCACAATCTTTCGAAGGCTTACAATACGGTCACCTTTCTTTTACAGAGCAATTAGAAAATTATAACCTTAGAAATTTGGAGATCGACATTGTCTATGATCCCAAAGGAGGGCGATATGCAAAACCTTTAGGTTTAGAACTATTAAAGCAAAAAGGAATTGCTACACAGCCTTATGATAAACACAAGAAGCTAGAAAAACCAGGGTTCAAGGCAATACACGTACCAGATATCGATTTTAGGTCCAATTGTTTACGGTTTATAGACTGTTTACAAGAAATTAAAGATTGGTCAGACTCACATCCAGAGCATGTCCCTATTTGTATCACCTCTAATGCAAAAAGTGACAACATAGACAAACCGGGGTTTACAAAATTATTGCCATTTACTACCGAGGCTTTTAATGCTTTGGATTCGGAAATATTATCTGTATTTCCAAAAGACAGAATTATAAAACCTGATGATGTACGAGGTAATTATAACACGCTCGAAGAAGCTGTAAGATCTCATAATTGGCCAAAATTAGAAGATGCCAGAGGTAAAGTAATGTTCGTTCTAGATGAAGGAGGTGAGAAAATGGAGGCTTATCTGAAAGGGCACCCATCCCTTAAAGGACGGGTTATGTTTGTAGCGGCACCTCCTGGAACACCACAAGCGGCATTTATTATACGTAATTACCCCATTAGAGACCAGGATACTATAAAGGCATTAGTGAAAGCTGGCTACATGGTTCGCACCAGAGCAGATGAAGATACCAAAGAAGCTAGAAAAGGAGATTATACAAGGTTTAAAGCCGCTCTTAGTTCTGGAGCACAATTTATTAGTACAGATTATTATGAGGAAGATAAATCTCTAGGTACCGATTATAAAATTAAAATGCCTAATGGAGTTATAGCACGCTACAATCCAGTTTTAAATCAAGAACAATGTGCTGGTGAAACATTGGAATAG
- a CDS encoding NPCBM/NEW2 domain-containing protein — MKIIRIATITCLLLTLAKSRAQENNRDEVLISTLDLSRVEQPFWTPQSNKAINGEKIYIKGVRFKKGIGTMSRSRIYVFLDGKSEEFTTHVGIQDPQKIEEDLNFNVQNDGSKLFYKFNKYEEKQFVGIGTNQESIGKGSVRFVIKGDGKTLWKSKKATGGKAAIPVSLDVKGIKILELIVEDAGDGVSGDHAVWAGAKLFYKGYRPQLVYANYLNQQQKADGHFSGNIKPLIEALPKSTKEQIEGTNKDWLVHNIAIKSGVFQGDNPKEIVLSNGLLSRTFRLTPNCATVDYTNLITGEALLRGTRPEATITLDGEEYAVGGLEGQIEYAYLKKEWLDKMWSPEGAFQVQSFSVGEIKERINWKNRRWALAKKEPLKGKSLTFVYSHPKFDNLKVEVHYNIYDGIPLISKWFTIQNNGNKDVRLNTFKSEILAVVEAESAVEKQKNWELPNIHVESDYEFHSMSMKNANKVVHWEFDKRYTSQANYLLNTPCLLECKLPVGPNELIKQGSNFESFRIWELPFDSDDRQRKGLSTNRMYKVLAPWVTENPLFLHLTSTKEEIVKSAIDQCLETGYEMVILSFGSGLNMEDHSPKNIAKFKALADYAHGKGIELGGYSLLSSRWISEEVDVINPETGKRGGTIHGSAPCLNSEWGIDYFKKVKYFFKETGFDLLEHDGSYPGQYCASTKHVAHEGLEDSQWKSWKRITDFYKWCNENGVSLNIPDWYYLSGSTKNGIGYREVNWSLPRERQLIIGRQNMLDGTRDRLPSMSWTFVPLTQYHGGGAAATIEPLNDHLDAYEAHMVQNYGMGVQACYRGARLYDTDRTKTLVINVVEWYKKYRNILNSPIVGIKRADGKDIDGFLHVNPDLKEKGFVMFFNPSDKTIIKKMKIPLYHTGLTDVANIREKEGASKQVELARDYSIEVEVKLPASGFTWYVVE; from the coding sequence ATGAAAATCATAAGAATAGCTACCATCACATGTCTATTACTTACGTTAGCAAAATCAAGAGCACAAGAAAACAATAGAGACGAAGTATTGATTTCTACCCTGGATCTTTCTAGGGTAGAACAACCTTTCTGGACGCCTCAATCGAACAAAGCCATCAATGGAGAAAAAATTTATATAAAGGGAGTACGGTTTAAGAAAGGCATCGGCACCATGTCCCGAAGCAGAATCTATGTCTTTTTGGATGGAAAGTCAGAAGAATTTACAACCCATGTAGGCATTCAAGATCCGCAAAAAATAGAAGAAGACTTAAATTTTAATGTGCAAAATGACGGTAGCAAGCTTTTTTATAAATTCAATAAATATGAAGAAAAGCAATTCGTAGGCATAGGCACCAATCAGGAATCCATCGGAAAAGGAAGTGTTCGTTTTGTAATAAAAGGTGATGGTAAAACTCTCTGGAAAAGTAAAAAAGCAACTGGAGGAAAAGCTGCTATTCCCGTATCGCTTGATGTAAAAGGCATCAAAATTTTAGAACTCATTGTAGAAGACGCTGGTGATGGTGTTTCGGGAGATCATGCAGTTTGGGCAGGTGCCAAATTATTTTATAAAGGATACAGGCCACAATTGGTGTATGCCAATTACCTCAACCAACAACAAAAGGCTGATGGTCATTTTTCAGGTAATATCAAACCTTTGATTGAAGCCCTTCCTAAGAGCACTAAGGAACAAATAGAAGGAACAAACAAAGATTGGCTAGTCCATAATATCGCCATAAAATCGGGTGTTTTTCAAGGGGATAATCCAAAAGAAATCGTGCTTTCCAATGGTTTGCTGAGTCGAACATTCAGGTTAACACCCAATTGCGCTACAGTAGATTACACAAATCTGATAACCGGAGAAGCTTTACTGAGAGGTACCCGACCAGAAGCTACGATTACCTTAGATGGTGAAGAGTATGCTGTAGGAGGGTTGGAAGGACAAATAGAATACGCCTACCTTAAAAAAGAGTGGCTAGACAAAATGTGGAGTCCCGAAGGAGCCTTTCAAGTACAAAGTTTTTCAGTAGGAGAAATCAAAGAACGCATCAACTGGAAAAACAGACGTTGGGCTTTAGCTAAGAAAGAACCGTTAAAAGGGAAAAGTTTAACCTTCGTTTATTCGCACCCAAAATTCGATAACCTTAAAGTTGAAGTGCATTATAACATTTATGACGGTATCCCTTTAATCAGCAAATGGTTTACCATCCAGAATAATGGTAACAAAGATGTTAGACTCAACACTTTTAAAAGTGAGATCCTGGCTGTGGTAGAAGCAGAAAGCGCTGTAGAAAAACAGAAAAACTGGGAGTTACCAAACATACATGTAGAAAGCGATTACGAATTCCATTCTATGTCCATGAAAAATGCCAATAAAGTGGTACACTGGGAGTTTGACAAAAGATATACCTCGCAAGCAAATTACTTGCTTAATACGCCTTGTTTACTCGAATGTAAGCTTCCGGTTGGACCAAACGAATTGATAAAACAAGGCAGTAATTTTGAGTCTTTCAGGATATGGGAGCTTCCTTTTGACAGTGACGACCGCCAGCGTAAAGGACTATCTACCAATAGAATGTACAAAGTATTGGCGCCGTGGGTCACAGAAAACCCATTGTTTCTGCATCTAACATCTACAAAAGAAGAAATTGTAAAAAGCGCTATAGATCAATGCCTAGAAACAGGCTACGAAATGGTCATTTTAAGTTTTGGTAGTGGATTGAATATGGAAGATCATTCGCCAAAAAACATAGCTAAATTTAAAGCCTTAGCAGATTATGCCCATGGAAAAGGCATAGAGTTAGGAGGTTATTCCTTATTATCTAGTAGATGGATAAGCGAAGAAGTTGATGTGATTAACCCCGAAACAGGAAAAAGAGGAGGCACTATTCACGGAAGTGCACCCTGTCTAAACAGCGAGTGGGGTATCGATTACTTTAAAAAAGTAAAATATTTCTTTAAAGAAACTGGGTTTGATCTACTGGAGCATGACGGCTCATATCCCGGGCAATATTGTGCTTCAACCAAACACGTAGCTCACGAAGGTTTAGAAGATTCACAATGGAAGTCATGGAAACGGATTACGGATTTTTACAAGTGGTGCAATGAAAATGGCGTGTCGTTAAACATCCCTGATTGGTATTATTTAAGTGGCTCTACTAAAAACGGAATCGGCTACAGAGAAGTCAATTGGTCTTTACCAAGGGAACGCCAGCTAATCATCGGACGACAAAATATGCTGGATGGCACCAGAGACAGATTACCAAGTATGAGCTGGACTTTTGTACCCTTGACACAATACCACGGCGGTGGGGCGGCAGCTACTATTGAGCCATTGAACGACCACTTGGATGCCTACGAAGCACACATGGTGCAAAATTACGGTATGGGCGTGCAAGCATGTTATCGAGGCGCAAGACTGTACGATACCGACCGTACCAAAACATTAGTAATCAATGTAGTAGAGTGGTACAAAAAATACCGGAACATTCTTAACTCACCCATAGTGGGTATTAAAAGAGCCGATGGAAAAGACATCGATGGTTTTTTACATGTAAATCCCGATCTAAAAGAAAAAGGCTTTGTGATGTTCTTTAATCCGAGCGACAAAACGATCATCAAAAAAATGAAGATCCCTCTATATCATACAGGCTTGACAGATGTTGCAAATATTAGAGAAAAAGAAGGAGCTTCCAAACAAGTGGAACTTGCCAGGGATTATAGCATAGAAGTTGAGGTTAAACTACCTGCCAGTGGTTTTACCTGGTACGTTGTGGAATAA
- a CDS encoding GH116 family glycosyl-hydrolase, translating to MKRLIVFVIMLLGSSVGFSQVARELESKEVTEQSIENKDELLADYYKLSNEPGLLSRGQNTVYKGDHLGAIQFPVGGIGTGCIQYDGNAVPRYWQIFNNMGHGFIPNSFFAIRVKNQNDIKVRALQTEDVGPFKGMDALEATSEFPFLKYNFQDDIAVKVSMEVYNPFIPTNLKDSGIPAVFYQFTIKNPTDSELEISLLSSQQNAIGYSKIPIKHTENGFAYNFKASKDQKNVVGNTSRFYEGNRNSVATENGTKILYMEGNEDTNDEHFGQMALMLFEDKNAEGIASWTNEKSLYDSFSKKGSINGKDQTNISKDGNTWTGALNTSFVMQAGEKKVVNMALLWYFPNGKNGGFMDKWDGWGKGNWEGDGNQYASHWKHIKELTAYVRSNYKNLTQNSRSFSNTFYSTNLPHWLTERIGNQLGILKSRTFFHDKNGFVGMWEGTGGVDGSCAGNCNHVWHYAQSHARLFPELGRTIRNQTFNAIKENGQIPYRLPAGTPAFDGQCGDILGAYREYLLSPNSIWLKSQYPAIKKAMNYTINTHDTDKDGWLSDKPKHTTYDASMTGNPSFLSSLYLAALKASEKMAIAMNDIEQAKEWGSIAEKSAKRQDEKLWNGEYFIQVKGEKHATDYNDGCHSDQLLGQWWADQLGLGSLYPNYKIKSATEAVLKYNFKSNLKKHNQGHRTFALPEEAGMIATTWPNNDRPKYASGYSSEVWTTFEYTIGASLLKYNKIQDALTILRSGYNRYDGKLRTGYIGVWGNFGFSGNPFGDDECGQFYGRALSIWSVLLAAQGFEYNGPEQSIEFNPKWKPENHKSFFSTAEGWGRFSQKRKDNNEQVNILDIKYGALNLSKITLHSDSDKKGEVKLKLNGQNILTSVDKKKNRYELAFNETTLKIGDILEVIISIEKKNNVNPSSNSNKKR from the coding sequence ATGAAGAGATTAATAGTATTTGTGATAATGTTATTAGGCAGTTCCGTGGGTTTTTCACAAGTAGCCCGAGAGTTAGAATCGAAAGAAGTTACCGAGCAATCTATTGAAAACAAAGATGAATTGTTGGCAGATTATTACAAGCTTTCTAACGAACCGGGGCTTTTAAGTAGAGGACAAAATACAGTTTATAAGGGTGATCATTTGGGGGCTATCCAATTTCCAGTAGGCGGTATAGGGACAGGTTGTATTCAATATGATGGGAATGCTGTACCCCGATACTGGCAGATTTTCAATAACATGGGGCATGGCTTTATTCCCAATAGTTTTTTTGCTATTCGGGTTAAAAATCAAAATGATATAAAAGTCAGGGCACTTCAAACTGAAGATGTAGGCCCATTCAAAGGCATGGACGCCTTGGAAGCAACGTCCGAATTCCCTTTTCTAAAGTATAATTTTCAAGATGATATTGCTGTCAAAGTGAGTATGGAGGTGTACAATCCATTTATCCCAACAAATTTAAAAGATTCGGGAATCCCTGCTGTTTTTTATCAATTTACCATCAAAAATCCAACAGATAGCGAGCTTGAAATAAGCTTACTGTCTTCCCAGCAAAACGCCATAGGCTATTCGAAAATACCCATAAAACATACCGAAAACGGATTTGCATATAATTTTAAAGCATCTAAAGACCAAAAAAATGTGGTGGGTAATACATCCCGTTTTTATGAAGGAAACAGAAATAGCGTAGCTACCGAAAATGGAACTAAGATTCTATATATGGAAGGTAATGAAGATACTAATGACGAGCACTTTGGACAAATGGCACTAATGCTATTTGAAGATAAAAATGCGGAAGGCATAGCCAGTTGGACCAACGAAAAAAGCTTGTACGATAGTTTTTCTAAGAAAGGGAGCATAAATGGTAAAGATCAAACAAATATAAGTAAAGACGGTAATACTTGGACAGGCGCATTAAATACATCTTTTGTCATGCAAGCAGGTGAAAAAAAGGTCGTTAATATGGCTTTGCTATGGTATTTCCCCAATGGCAAAAATGGAGGGTTTATGGATAAATGGGATGGCTGGGGTAAAGGTAATTGGGAGGGTGATGGAAATCAATATGCCTCTCATTGGAAGCATATAAAAGAGCTTACTGCCTATGTAAGAAGCAACTATAAAAACCTAACCCAAAACTCAAGATCTTTTAGTAATACATTTTACAGTACCAATTTACCGCATTGGTTGACAGAGCGCATTGGCAACCAGTTGGGTATATTAAAAAGCCGCACCTTTTTCCATGATAAAAATGGTTTTGTCGGTATGTGGGAAGGCACTGGCGGAGTAGATGGCTCATGTGCGGGTAATTGTAACCACGTATGGCATTATGCACAATCTCATGCACGCTTGTTTCCGGAATTAGGAAGAACCATTAGGAATCAAACTTTTAATGCCATAAAAGAAAACGGCCAAATTCCATACAGATTACCGGCAGGAACTCCTGCTTTCGATGGGCAATGTGGGGATATTTTAGGGGCTTATAGAGAGTACCTGCTGTCACCGAATAGTATTTGGTTAAAAAGTCAGTACCCAGCCATCAAAAAAGCCATGAACTATACTATTAATACTCATGATACTGATAAAGATGGCTGGTTATCAGATAAACCGAAACATACAACTTATGATGCTTCTATGACAGGAAACCCATCGTTTCTTTCATCATTGTATTTAGCGGCTCTTAAAGCCAGTGAAAAAATGGCAATAGCCATGAACGATATAGAACAGGCAAAAGAGTGGGGAAGCATTGCTGAAAAATCAGCTAAACGTCAAGATGAAAAATTATGGAATGGTGAATATTTTATACAGGTAAAAGGTGAAAAACATGCCACAGATTATAATGATGGTTGTCACTCAGACCAACTACTAGGGCAATGGTGGGCAGACCAATTGGGATTGGGCAGTCTGTATCCAAATTATAAAATCAAATCGGCCACTGAAGCTGTTTTAAAATACAATTTTAAAAGTAACTTAAAGAAGCATAACCAAGGGCACAGAACGTTTGCATTGCCAGAAGAAGCAGGTATGATAGCTACCACATGGCCCAATAACGACAGGCCAAAATACGCTTCTGGGTACTCTAGTGAAGTATGGACAACTTTTGAATATACCATAGGAGCCTCTCTTTTAAAATACAATAAAATTCAGGACGCATTAACAATTCTTCGTTCTGGTTATAACAGGTATGATGGTAAACTACGAACAGGCTATATAGGAGTCTGGGGAAATTTTGGCTTTAGCGGCAATCCATTTGGTGATGACGAATGCGGACAATTTTATGGTAGAGCTTTATCGATTTGGTCAGTATTATTAGCGGCTCAAGGTTTTGAATACAATGGACCCGAACAATCTATTGAGTTCAACCCAAAGTGGAAGCCAGAAAACCACAAGTCGTTTTTCTCAACAGCAGAAGGATGGGGGCGTTTTTCTCAAAAAAGAAAAGACAATAATGAACAAGTAAATATATTGGATATAAAATATGGGGCTTTAAACTTATCTAAGATCACGTTACATTCAGATAGCGATAAAAAAGGAGAGGTCAAGCTTAAATTAAATGGGCAGAATATATTAACCTCAGTCGATAAAAAGAAAAATCGTTACGAATTGGCATTTAATGAAACCACTTTAAAAATTGGTGATATTTTGGAGGTTATAATAAGTATAGAAAAGAAAAACAATGTGAACCCATCATCTAATTCAAACAAAAAACGTTAA
- a CDS encoding metallophosphoesterase family protein: protein MAKNKNVLDRRTLIKTLGLTVGATLVSPIVHATSDVSNKKSKKVLTVAHITDVHIRPEHDAPNRFKKCLKDIKKHKVDFFLNGGDTIYAADYGHIKRERVNEQWAIWKELRNDFSEYEVHSCLGNHDMWWAAPDKSDPMYGKDFVVKQLETPGRYYSFNKRNWHFIVLDSNNKNAGSLDEEQRKWLETDLAKLDDNSNILILSHYPIIGVNGGTHTDRNYITDLYYKHKDKKITCLSGHVHLLDSIVYNNVNYFCNGALSGFWWEDGNEKSGGKYWVKETPPGYAIINLFEDGTIENTYYPHSY, encoded by the coding sequence ATGGCAAAAAATAAAAATGTACTAGACAGAAGAACATTAATAAAAACTCTAGGCTTAACTGTAGGTGCTACTTTAGTTTCTCCAATTGTTCATGCTACATCTGATGTAAGCAATAAGAAAAGCAAAAAAGTATTGACGGTTGCTCATATTACCGATGTACATATTCGTCCGGAGCATGATGCACCAAACCGTTTTAAGAAATGTTTAAAGGATATAAAAAAACATAAAGTTGATTTTTTCCTTAATGGAGGCGATACTATTTATGCTGCAGATTATGGACACATTAAAAGAGAACGTGTTAACGAACAATGGGCCATATGGAAAGAACTCAGAAATGATTTTTCTGAATATGAAGTTCATAGTTGCCTAGGAAATCATGATATGTGGTGGGCGGCTCCTGACAAATCAGACCCTATGTATGGAAAAGACTTTGTCGTAAAGCAACTTGAAACCCCAGGAAGATACTACAGTTTTAACAAAAGGAATTGGCATTTTATTGTATTGGATAGTAATAATAAAAACGCAGGGTCATTAGATGAAGAACAACGCAAATGGCTAGAAACAGATTTAGCCAAACTGGACGATAACAGCAACATATTAATATTATCACATTATCCAATTATTGGTGTCAATGGAGGAACACACACAGACCGTAACTATATAACGGACTTGTACTACAAGCATAAAGACAAAAAAATAACATGTTTGAGTGGTCATGTTCACTTGTTAGATAGTATTGTTTATAACAACGTAAATTATTTTTGCAATGGTGCCTTAAGCGGTTTTTGGTGGGAAGATGGTAATGAAAAATCAGGTGGGAAATATTGGGTGAAAGAAACACCTCCTGGATATGCTATTATTAATTTATTTGAAGATGGGACTATTGAGAATACGTACTATCCACATTCATATTGA
- a CDS encoding endonuclease/exonuclease/phosphatase family protein, producing the protein MNNIFRYKTLSLLIIAVLFNVSCRAADEKLENTPNSEPFEFKLMTWNIWGKLNLDPKYTINGKTGRDRVIEIIKESEADIITMTETYGSASDIAAALNYNYYTPSPDANLTIFSRFPLENFGRITNLSPFSFISGTVKLPNGKKIRIYNIWLTSGGRHIVEIKNKSISDKEFNNGDQNRYNHIQELLRHPDFKSDLANKDETPVIVAGDFNCVSHFDYTQETKGNGLNYSRILANKTSLAMKETGFIDSYRFIHPNITKETLGYTWTTVGQGYTYISGQGFIPVNVNPHPKYQDPYARIDFIYSAGKKIKPIKSRTIKHHSSNTIRSFPEFPSDHSALLTTFLIE; encoded by the coding sequence ATGAACAATATTTTTAGATATAAAACTCTCTCTCTTTTAATAATTGCTGTACTTTTTAATGTAAGCTGTAGAGCAGCTGATGAAAAATTAGAAAATACGCCAAATTCAGAACCTTTTGAATTTAAATTGATGACCTGGAATATATGGGGGAAACTTAATTTAGATCCTAAATACACTATTAATGGAAAAACAGGAAGAGATAGAGTTATTGAAATTATAAAAGAAAGTGAAGCCGATATTATCACAATGACTGAAACATATGGCTCGGCATCAGATATTGCAGCAGCGTTGAATTATAATTATTACACACCATCACCAGATGCGAACCTTACAATCTTTAGCCGTTTTCCGTTAGAAAATTTTGGGAGAATTACTAATTTATCTCCGTTCTCTTTTATTTCTGGAACGGTGAAATTGCCAAATGGCAAGAAAATTAGAATTTATAATATTTGGCTAACAAGTGGTGGAAGACATATTGTAGAAATAAAAAACAAGTCTATTTCTGATAAGGAATTTAATAATGGGGATCAAAATCGTTATAATCATATTCAAGAATTATTACGGCATCCAGATTTCAAAAGTGATTTAGCAAACAAAGATGAGACCCCTGTAATTGTAGCAGGCGATTTTAATTGCGTATCACATTTTGATTATACACAAGAAACTAAAGGCAACGGTTTGAATTATTCTAGAATTTTAGCAAATAAAACTTCATTAGCTATGAAAGAGACCGGATTTATAGATTCTTACAGATTTATACACCCTAACATTACTAAAGAAACTTTAGGATATACTTGGACTACAGTTGGTCAAGGATATACTTATATCTCAGGTCAAGGTTTTATTCCAGTTAATGTAAACCCTCATCCAAAGTACCAAGACCCTTATGCTAGAATAGATTTTATTTACAGTGCAGGAAAAAAGATAAAACCTATTAAATCACGAACTATTAAACATCACTCGTCAAACACCATTCGAAGTTTTCCTGAATTTCCTTCAGATCATAGTGCTTTGTTGACCACTTTTTTGATTGAATAG